In the Arthrobacter sp. 31Y genome, one interval contains:
- a CDS encoding FUSC family protein, with protein sequence MSQLPSRRRLIPALRKTVTRHRLLFAAKTAVAAGLAWYLAPFMPGSAAAYPYYAPLGALVSMHPTVADSAKHGLQSLAGLVLGIGMAFAITTVAAPTALAVALVVGLGVLIGGLPRLGTASEWIPMAALFVLVLGDSNAEGFSFAYVLQMALGVAVGFAVNWLVFPPLHLDDIDPAIAGHQGALSRQLKDMAKAMQESWPPNHEAWASRSDELSLTAAAVRTAVHQAELSAKANPRSRRRATRLPGDLAELRTLERLTFHVQDITDVLASAIWEEGAGTVIPDAVVGNLAESLNAVAAVIDHWRDAESGELASRLAEAKDSITALGDAVAEAAANQSPVNAPASVAMSLRRILTVVLSVD encoded by the coding sequence ATGAGCCAACTGCCAAGCAGGCGGCGGCTGATCCCCGCGCTTCGAAAAACCGTTACACGCCACCGTCTTCTCTTCGCGGCCAAAACAGCCGTTGCAGCCGGACTCGCCTGGTACCTCGCACCCTTCATGCCAGGGTCCGCGGCCGCCTATCCGTACTACGCCCCGCTGGGCGCCTTGGTCAGCATGCACCCCACCGTGGCGGACTCCGCCAAGCATGGGCTGCAAAGCCTGGCGGGACTGGTCCTGGGCATCGGCATGGCCTTTGCCATCACCACCGTGGCAGCACCAACGGCCCTGGCTGTCGCCTTGGTGGTGGGACTTGGCGTGCTGATCGGCGGCCTTCCGCGGCTGGGCACAGCGTCCGAATGGATTCCCATGGCAGCCCTGTTCGTACTGGTGTTGGGAGACTCAAACGCCGAAGGATTCTCCTTTGCATACGTCCTCCAGATGGCACTGGGCGTTGCCGTCGGCTTCGCCGTGAACTGGCTGGTTTTCCCGCCTTTGCACCTCGACGACATCGACCCCGCAATCGCCGGCCACCAAGGCGCGTTGTCCCGCCAACTCAAGGACATGGCCAAGGCAATGCAGGAGTCGTGGCCACCCAACCACGAGGCATGGGCCAGCCGCAGCGACGAACTGTCGCTCACGGCCGCAGCCGTGCGGACTGCGGTTCACCAAGCTGAGCTGAGCGCCAAAGCGAACCCCAGGTCCCGCCGTCGGGCCACCCGCCTGCCGGGTGATTTGGCTGAATTGCGGACGCTTGAACGGCTCACTTTCCACGTCCAGGACATTACCGACGTCCTGGCGAGTGCCATCTGGGAGGAAGGCGCCGGGACAGTCATCCCGGATGCCGTAGTGGGCAATCTGGCCGAGTCCCTGAATGCCGTTGCGGCCGTGATAGATCACTGGCGGGATGCAGAATCCGGCGAATTGGCCAGTCGCTTGGCGGAGGCGAAGGACAGCATCACAGCCCTCGGTGATGCTGTGGCCGAGGCCGCTGCCAACCAGTCCCCTGTCAACGCGCCGGCGTCCGTGGCCATGAGCCTGCGCCGGATCCTGACGGTGGTGTTGTCAGTGGACTGA